A stretch of Kryptolebias marmoratus isolate JLee-2015 linkage group LG24, ASM164957v2, whole genome shotgun sequence DNA encodes these proteins:
- the LOC108243580 gene encoding complement factor H: MHTISKIWVLLLWTQTLSFVKCRDCTLQQFLSGPIYDSNFDTTGMDATYEGGKQVRVPCNTGYTGFFKLICTEGNWIHKGSKCQPKSCGHPGDAQFADFELEIGDDFVFGSQVLFKCQTGYHMVSRTVRRRCLADGWDGVIPVCEAIRCLAFHVDPNVQVLGDPEGATFGNVVRFTCKSSSQILIGSPEVYCNENGVWIGEIPKCQEVKCAVPVIEHGSVAGARQQYNENEVLPFKCDPLYKPTDDRPSRCTKARVNAEWIPTPACKSITCELTQLPGITYRPENKNLFTPGEILQVTCGENDYILDEKTTTADVTCKADGKWNIRPQCQEVRCPTNLQDAHLTRYVSTWQSNKLGNTVQYDCISNYRRTGGVHHATCTRDGWTPKPLCQAINCQKPDLENAEITRNEKQTYTHGETVTYRCLKGVKDSFTATCDGGTWTEIRHCSGAKPCTKPDIPNGFAVGPLSNTVYYSCNEDYKLSSKGWWGEAKCNYGVWSGLHPCIENSMCGEAPEIPNGKVTRKQHRSGERFTVVCDEGYRAETDQAPCHNGAWDLEALKTICSPTAELCSPPPKVEKTIVTTPYQNKYVSGTSVTYQCRKKYMINGEDSITCKDGEWEKKNITCISYCEKLQDVKLTVTSSVDKERFENEDVVEYKCNAPDTNEEGNATCVNSTWTKTVECPAFSCKIELTSGLKISGFPPKDNLVNAGKKQRFFCIDGYDIEGSEEIECLEAGEWNAPPPTCSKKCELPEVPENLRFTPSGDYYFSKGETLTFECHEPGFFTEGKNNIECLGQGEWSAPPPICKKKCKVPTLTENVLIHPPVSDIAVSTGQTITFACRHDWLFINGNSNIECSETGEWSGLPPTCAGPPGCKTPPPLEDGDTVVIIKQEYEHNEKVQYVCQQSYVMEGGPYKICKNGAWTGDIRCLKPCTVNTAEMNTRNIEFAYSDKNKLYAPHNGHLTFSCKRGTRKVGSEPMRRKCTNGQMNLPTCQ; this comes from the exons ATGCACACAATCTCCAAGATCTGGGTCCTACTTTTGTGGACGCAAACACTGAGCTTTGTGAAATGCCGAG ATTGTACCCTTCAGCAGTTTTTATCTGGGCCCATCTATGATTCAAATTTTGACACAACTGGTATGGATGCAACATACGAAGGTGGAAAACAAGTGAGAGTCCCCTGCAATACTGGCTACACTGGCTTTTTCAAGCTGATCTGTACTGAGGGAAACTGGATACATAAAGGCTCAAAATGCCAAC CAAAATCGTGCGGTCATCCCGGCGATGCCCAGTTTGCAGATTTTGAACTTGAGATAGGAGACGATTTCGTCTTTGGGTCACAAGTCCTTTTTAAGTGCCAAACAGG TTATCATATGGTCAGTCGGACAGTTCGTCGGCGTTGCTTGGCAGATGGCTGGGATGGCGTCATTCCGGTGTGTGAAG CCATTCGGTGTCTAGCCTTTCATGTGGacccaaatgtccaggtcttaGGGGATCCAGAAGGAGCCACCTTTGGCAACGTAGTTCGGTTTACCTGCAAGTCGAGCAGTCAAATCTTGATAGGATCACCCGAGGTTTATTGTAATGAAAATGGAGTGTGGATTGGTGAAATTCCAAAATGCCAAG AAGTCAAATGTGCTGTCCCTGTGATTGAACATGGAAGTGTGGCTGGTGCTCGTCAACAATACAACGAAAATGAAGTCTTGCCCTTTAAATGTGACCCGTTGTATAAACCTACTGATGACAGACCTTCAAGATGCACGAAAGCACGAGTGAACGCAGAATGGATCCCTACACCTGCATGTAAAT CAATAACATGTGAACTGACACAACTCCCGGGAATAACATATCGCCCCGAAAACAAAAATTTGTTTACACCTGGAGAAATACTGCAAGTTACATGTGGAGAGAATGACTACATCTTAGACgaaaaaacaaccacagcagATGTTACTTGCAAAGCTGATGGAAAATGGAACATCAGACCACAATGTCAAG AGGTCAGATGCCCAACGAATCTTCAAGATGCTCATTTGACTCGTTATGTTAGTACTTGGCAGAGTAATAAATTAGGTAACACTGTACAGTATGATTGTATAAGTAACTATAGGAGAACAGGTGGTGTCCATCATGCCACCTGCACCAGAGACGGATGGACACCAAAACCACTTTGCCAAG CAATCAATTGTCAAAAACCTGACCttgaaaatgctgaaattaCCAGAAATGAGAAACAGACTTACACACATGGTGAGACAGTCACATACAGATGCCTGAAAGGAGTTAAAGATTCTTTTACTGCTACCTGTGATGGAGGTACCTGGACTGAAATAAGACACTGTTCAG GTGCAAAGCCTTGTACAAAACCTGATATTCCAAATGGATTTGCTGTAGGCCCACTCAGCAACACCGTGTATTATTCCTGTAATGAAGATTATAAACTTTCGTCCAAAGGATGGTGGGGGGAGGCCAAATGTAATTATGGTGTTTGGTCTGGTCTCCATCCATGCATAg AAAACAGTATGTGTGGAGAAGCTCCTGAGATTCCGAATGGAAAAGTGACACGTAAACAACATAGAAGTGGTGAAAGGTTTACTGTTGTTTGTGATGAAGGATACAGAGCGGAGACAGACCAAGCACCTTGTCATAATGGAGCATGGGATTTAGAAGCACTGAAAACAATCTGCAGCC ctacTGCTGAACTTTGCAGCCCTCCACCTAAAGTGGAGAAGACAATCGTTACGACACCATATCAAAATAAATACGTGTCTGGTACTTCAGTAACTTATCAATGCCGTAAGAAGTATATGATAAACGGAGAAGACTCGATTACATGCAAAGATGGAGAATGGGAGAAGAAGAACATCACCTGTATTT CTTATTGTGAGAAGCTTCAAGATGTCAAACTGACAGTGACATCATCCGTGGATAAAGAAAGATTTGAGAATGAAGATGTTGTTGAGTATAAGTGTAATGCACCTGATACAAATGAAGAAGGCAACGCAACATGTGTCAACAGCACGTGGACAAAAACTGTTGAATGCCCAG CCTTTTCTTGTAAAATTGAACTGACTTCTGGTCTGAAAATATCTGGATTTCCACCAAAAGATAACTTAGTGAatgctggaaaaaaacagcGTTTTTTCTGCATCGACGGCTACGACATCGAGGGATCTGAAGAGATTGAGTGTTTAGAAGCAGGAGAGTGGAACGCCCCCCCCCCAACCTGCTCTA AAAAATGTGAACTTCCTGAAGTACCAGAAAATCTACGCTTCACCCCATCTGGAGATTATTACTTCAGTAAAGGAGAAACTCTAACATTTGAATGTCATGAACCTGGGTTCTTCACTGAAGGGAAAAACAATATTGAATGTTTGGGACAAGGAGAATGGAGTGCCCCCCCTCCAATATGTAAAA AGAAATGTAAAGTCCCcactttaacagaaaatgtacTCATCCACCCACCTGTATCAGACATCGCAGTATCTACAGGACAAACAATAACGTTTGCTTGTCGTCATGATTGGCTCTTCATTAATGGGAATTCAAACATTGAATGTTCAGAAACCGGAGAGTGGAGTGGCCTCCCTCCAACCTGTGCAG GTCCTCCTGGCTGTAAGACACCACCACCACTTGAAGATGGAGACACTGTAGTGATTATTAAACAAGAATACGAACACAATGAAAAAGTTCAGTACGTGTGTCAGCAGAGTTACGTTATGGAGGGTGGACCgtataaaatctgtaaaaatggagCATGGACTGGAGACATAAGATGCCTCA agccGTGCACTGTGAATACTGCAGAGATGAACACACGTAACATTGAATTTGCATATAGtgataaaaacaagttatatgCACCACATAATGGTCACCTTACATTTTCTTGTAAACGTGGGACAAGAAAAGTTGGCTCAGAGCCAATGCGTAGAAAGTGCACTAATGGTCAGATGAACCTGCCCACCTGCCAGTGA